The genomic region GGGACTGCTGGGACAGCATCACAGGCCACGCAGGAGATTGGCCAAGCTGAGAAAGAACGCGAGTGGGGGTGGAAGGGCAGGACAGGAAAACAGCAAAGGAGAGGCTCAGGGCCATGGGGGAAAACAGGCAGAGAAggtctctcaggttcaaatgcAAGGCGAGAAATCAAACCTCACATTGGCCACTCACCAGGTCTGGGGTTGgtgacttcacctttctctgcctcattttccccatctgGGGAAGGGGAGTAATAAGTAGTACCcacggctgggtgtggtagctcaggcctgtaatcccagcattttgggagactgaggtgggcagatcacttgaggtcaggagttcaagatcagcctggccaacatggtgaaacaccatctttatgaaaaatacaaaaattagccgggcatggtggagcaagcctgtaatgccagctacttgggaggctgaagcaggagaagtgcttgcatccaggaggcggagcttgcagtgagccgggatcacgccactgcactacagcgtgggtgacaaagtaagactcttctcaaaaaaaaagaaaaaaaaaatgtagcaccCACATGGGTGTTGGGATTTTAAGAATAATGCATGCAGGACAGCAGCTGGTGCGAAGTGAGCTGCCAATAAACTGCAGCCCACTGTACTCTTGACTCCCCGGGCTCAGGGATCTCTGCTCAGGTGCCACTTCCTAGGAGGAGCCTTGCAGGCCCTCTCCCACTCACCTCTGCCCCACTTTCCTTCCTGGAGAGCCCTTGACTCCACCTGCCATTATCTTGTTCCAGTCACTGGGTACTTAGCATCTGTGTCTCCCTGAAAATAATCACCTCCATCTTGGCCACCACATGTCCCCAACACCCAGTAAGTGGCctagcacacagcaggtgctcaataaatgtttgtcaaataaatgaaaaatataactgGGCAAAAAAAAACGGCTGAGAAACTAGGACAAAACAGTTTCAGAGACGTCTGGACAAAACTTGGAAGGCAGggggatattctttttttttttttttttttttttttgagacagaggcacACTCTggaacccaggctggagtgcagtggtgcgatcttggttcactgcaacctccacctccgtgattcaagtgattctcatgtctcagcctcccgagtagctgggactacaggcacccaccacactaggctaatttttatttttatttttttagcagagacagggtttcaccattttgaccaggctggtctcaaactcctgacctcaaatgatctgccctcctcagcttcccaaagtgttggaattacaggcgtgagccaccgcgcctggcctgcaggGGAATAGTCTTCAGGTGTTCAGAAGGAGCAGTTCCCCTTCTCACTCCTACCCCAGCTTCTGCCATTCTTAGCTGTGCAACCTTAGACAGGTCAGTTCACTTCTCTAAGCTGGTTTGCTCGGCAGGAAAATGTTGGTAACAAAAGCTGCAGCCTCCAAAAAGCTGTTGAGTTGATTAAAACAAGGAGCACAGTGTCAGCGCCAGCCGGCACCCAGCACTGTCTCCAGCGTGCATTTCTGACATCCACTTGTCTCCTCGCTAAAATCACCAGGCCATGGGACAATTGCATAAGATTATGAAGTATGAATGTGTCTTGTTTTGTGAACTCTCTTGTCCTGAGCAAACATTAGTTGGGGTTCCAGGCTCCCACCTCCCAGCTGGCCTCAGAGGTCAAACACACTAAATGGGTCTGTGGTTAGTTAACATGACTGGCTTTCTCCCACATATCTAAGGATCCAGCAACTTCATCTGTGCCAAGGGCTTGGAGTGGTGCTTTGCACATCTAAGCACTTGTCTCGCACCCACTATTATCATGATTCCTCGAGGCTCATCCCTGGCCTCCTGGGATCCCCTCACCCAATCCCACCCACTCCTGTTTCTGGATGTCTGAATGGACTGGTTCCTCCCTGCAAGCCCTCCACCCTCGCAGTTTGGTGAACCATGGGGCGGGTGTCACCCCAACTATGACATCTCCCCAAGTCCTTTGGGCACAGCTCCATCCACAGTGCTCCCACACCAGGCCACCGTCAAAGCCCTCAACCTGTAAACTCCTTTTCCCAGCCCTCTTTAGAGGCAGCCTGAGAGGCTCAGGTTCAAATTTACTTTCTGTTGCTTCCAAACTGTGAAACTGATGTTTGCAGTTCTGGGGCTTGGAGTGCCTGAACTTGAGGCCAGGCAAGGAGCCCTCCAAGAAGGGCCTGGGATTTGAAACAGAAACCGGGATTACAAGCCAGGCTCCCAGCCCCAGACTTTCCCCACAGACCTGGGAGTCGGATGGTTTTGTAACCTGCTCCACCCAGCCCACCTTGAGCACAAACCTCACTTCTGTGGACCTCAATGTGCGCTTTTAGAAATGGGTGTAGTACCCTCTGTGGGGCGCTTATGTGGATGAGAGCAAGATGTGAGTGTGTGAAAAACGGACTCGACGCTGGTTCCAGGACAGCGCTGGGGAAACAGAAGCTGTGGGGCAGACGGCGACAGATGGGGGGCACCGTCTGGCCAGGCTGCTTCCCTCTCACCTCATTTGGGTGAGCAGTGGCCACCAGCCAACTCTCGGTGACAAAGGAGGGAGCAGGGATTTGAGATTTGTTCCTAAATTTCAACCCTCCCCACCGCCCATCTTCCCTAGGTTCAGCCCCCCAGCCTCTGTCTCCAGCAAGTAAATCCTCGAGGTCGAGCCCACGTTGCTGTTGCTGCTACTGACAGAAACCATCAAGACCAGTGGGGCTTAGGACTGGACTGACTTCAAGGCTTCGAAGGCATGCCTGGCCAGTCGTCCagttgcccagggctgggaggagaTGTGGTCAGGGCCATACTGCAGGTTTCAGGTTGAAGTGAGGTTATCTGTGTCCAGCAAGCTGCATAGCCCTCAAGCCACCATCAGGAGACACTGGCGttagggaggtggagcttgtaggaATCCTCGGCTCTGACGGTGGGGGATGAGTGTCGCTATCTGCTCCCTACACCCCAGGCTCCCACAGGGAAAGCACAACCAGGCCCCCAAAAGGAAAAGGAGGGGCAAAGCATTTCCCATTCCTCAACCACGGTATCAGCAGCTGCTCCTGAGATCCCAGATAGCCCCGGGTCCTTGGCAAGCCAGTCTACGACGCCTGCTGCCCCTAAATTCCTCAGGGCAGGGCAACCCCCAACCAGTGTCTTGCCCATAGGGATCAGACAGCCCAAAGCTgctccccatctctaaaaacaggCGTCACCACAGTCCCCACCTTCCCAAAGGTTGTTGTGAGGTCTAAATGGGATGGGGCAGGTCCAGTGTTTACCAGATGCCGGCCCCTGGCAAGTACTGGCCACACTGGCGCTGCACTGGAGACTGGGGAGCCAAATGCCAGCAGCTTCCCAGTGAAAATAATAACAAGAGCAAGCGCTTATATAACACCTCTtgcgtgccaggcactgtgggcCGCTGTACATGGATCCACTCACATCCATCTACATCCTCAACTCTCAGGAATGCCATCCAGGGCTGGATAGGAGTAGGGGGTGCAGTGAGAAGCTGGAAGGGGCAAAGGGATCAGGGGGCGAGGAAGAGGAGCCTGTCCCAGGGAATCAGGGCTAGCAGCCCCAAGTTTGTGCCTGGGCTCAGCCACCTTGAGCGGGCAGGTGAGGTGGGCTCAGTATCCACGTCTGGGCAAAGAGGGCAAGTGATGAGCCTCCCATCCCCAGGAAAGGGAATCAAAGTGTGGgaacccctcccccacctccctccacctGGCCTGGCCTCTCCCCTCCTGCTGGCCAGGGATACACAAACAGATTCGCCCACGCACCCAGGATCCCCTCTTTAAAatgcacatgtatacacaaaCTGTGTTTAAACAACCCACCCAACTACACTTACTAAAAGCATCTGCCCTGACTCGGGCTCAGCAGGACCAAGACCTGAACCCCTCCTCCTACAGTCACAGGCCTGCCTATCTAGTCCCCAAACACAGGGCAGGGGTCACAGACCTCCCAGCCCTTCCAAACCCAAGCCTGACACTCGGGACCAGTCAGAGGTCCCGGAATCTCTTCTCAAGCAGGGTTCCCAGCCACCGGTCCCGGCGCCCAGGAGCTCTGAGTTAGCCTGAAAGCCTGACCCATTActcttctcccctttcccccagGGCTGGAACCCCATCTCCAAGCAGACCctgtgggtggggggagggtgtAGCAGAGGAGGCAGAAAAACCAGCTGCAACACCCCCACCAACCACCAAAACCTCCAAAAATAACAGCAGCCCCCCACACACAACCCACTACACACCAGAAACGCAAAAACAAAATCCTACAAatccaaaataaagcaaaaaaaaacaaaagccaattaCTGCCCCCAAAAGGCTTTGTAAccattctcaaaaaaaagtttattaaaagtgTTCTTACTTAATGCTTGAAACGGAAGATTCCCAAAATATACAGACGCCTCTTTTCTCAtagaaatagattattttttataatacaaaaaaaaagaccaaaaaacaaaacaaaacaaaacatcaacaGCAACAAGCCCGTAGGAACATCTTTAAGCGATTACTCAGGGCCCGGCTGACAGTTACACGTGGGTTGCGTCAGTCCCGTGTACACACGCGTTCAGCCATGTTTAAACCGATTGCATCAACTTCGAAACCGGCCCGCCCGCCGGCGCCTGgagaggggcagagggagaggcagagagttTATCATTCATCTGTACACATAGACGTTTCTTCTTTAAATAACACCACGGGCGGGCGCCCCATCTGCATGTGCGGTTGGTTTGgacaaaaatatagatatatatatataataaaatattaaaattaccgACGGGCTCCCCGCGCTGCCAAGTGCCCCAGTGCCAAAGTTTTGCCGGCGCCGCCGGGGGCGGAGGCgggggcgcgggcgcgggcgctCCCCGGAGTCTCGGCCCCGGCCGGCAGGGGGACGCGCGCGGGGGCCGCGCTAGCAGTGGCCGGAGGAGGCGAGCAGGGGCTCGGGCAGCTGCTTGAACAAGTTCCGCAGGGTGCTGAGCTCGCGCGACAGCTGCTCCACCTTCTTCTGCAGCCGCTCGTTCTCGGCCGTGAGCTCCAGGACCTTGTGCTGCGTCTCCAGGTTGCGCATCTTGGCCTTGTCGCGGCTCTTGCGCACGGCGATGTTGTTGCGCTCGCGCCGGATCTTGTACTCGTCGCTGTGCTTGTCCACTGTCTTCTTGGCCTTGCTCTTGACCTGCGAGGGCGGCGGCGCGGCCCCCGCGTAGCAGGCGGCCGGGGGCGCCTTGGCGTCGGCGGGGCTCGGCGTGCCGGGCGGGCTGGACGACGAGGACGTGGAGAGGCTCCCGCTGCTGCCGCTCGGCACCGCCTGGTAGCCGAGGTAAGCGCGCAGCGCGTACGGGAAGCCCGCCGCCATGCCTGCGCCGCCGCCCGGCGCCCCGGCCTCCTCCTTCCGCTTGCAGTCCGCGGGCTCGAAGCCCGGCTCCGCCTTGAGCtcggcgggcggcggcggcggcgggggtgGCGGGTGCAGGGGCGCGAAGCAGCCGGGGTGCAGCGCGCCCTTGGCGGCCCCCAGGCGCCCCAGGCTCACGTAGCCGTACTCGGCCGGCTTCTTGCAGTTCTTGCCCCCGTAGTCGTCGGAGAAGAGGTCGGAGAGGAAGTCGTGGTGCTGCCCGGAGGAGGCGGGCGCGGGGGCGGGCGCGGGCGGAGCCGCCTCGAAGGTGTCCGTGGCCGTGGCGGGCGCCGGGGCCTGCGGCGCGCCCAGCGGCTCCAGGTACGGGCTGAAGTCGATGGCGCGCTCGTGGTCGCCGATGCTGCCCAGCTCGCCGGCTGGGGGGCGCGGCCCGGGTCTGGCCGCGGGGGGCGCCGCGGGGGCCGCCTTGCCGCCGTACGCAGCAGCCAAGCAGTCCGCCTCGTAGTAGAAGTTGGCCACTTCCATGGATTTAAAGGCAGGCGGCGGCGGCAGGGGGAGACATGCTGGGTCCCAGGCCACCAGGCGTTGCATGAACGCGGGTGCCCGGGGAGGGGGCCTGGGGCTGCCCGCTCCGGCCGGCCCGCAGGTGGCGCGGCCTCCCTGCTCTGAGCTGTCGCCGCTGCGtcgctgctgctgccgccgctgcCGGGGTGGCCGCTATTAGTGCGGGGGCTGGTGGCTGAACCCTCGGGTGGGTCCCCTTCCCAGTCCCGTGCGCGGCTCTGACTCGCTAAAGTTTCTCCTGAGCCCGGTTATTTATAAGGGCGGCCCGTAGCAACCGCTGCGTCACACCGGCCCCTCCCGCCGCGCCGCCGGGACGCGAAGGACACGGCCGCGGCCGCCCGAGACCCCCAGGAGGACGGCGGCAGGGCGCAGCGGAGGGACCGGGCACCCGGAGCGCGTTTTCGGGGGGGTCCCCGGGCCGCAGGGGGCGGCCTCACGCCCCCTGCCCACCCCCGCCCGGCCGCCCCGGGATTGGGAGCGAGAGGGGGCGGTGCGACCCCGCCCCCAGACCGCCCCTCTGGGCTGGAGGCTGTCCTGGAAGGCGGGGGAATCGGAGGAGGGGGCGACCTGATCGCCTTCCCCCGGAGATGcggccccggcccgccccctgctggaggaggcggaggtttcaggaGGACCGAGCAGAGCCCCGACGGCGGACCAGGGGCCGCTCCCCGGGCGGAACCCTGGAGACCCCAGCCCGAAACTCTAGCTCCAGGAGAAGCGACCCATCTCCGTAGCCCTTCCCCCTAAACTCCCACCTCTTCCCCAGGTCCCCGGCTCTAGAAAGGAGTAGACTCCACGCCTGTGACGATTCCCCTCTTAAGCCACCGCCAATATGAGGACCCCGGGGGTCGGGGGGACGGAGCAGGATCGCGCTGCGCTGGGGGCTGGACCCTGGTCCACGGTGCCCCGCCCCTAGCCCCGCCCACCGCACCTGCCGCCTGCTTGCGGCTTGTACACACCCGGGTCTTCTCTTGCCCCGCGCCGCGCCATCCGACCTGGGCCCTGGGATGGTGCAGGGGCGGAGGGGTGCTGGGCCCTGCcacactgtgtgaccttggatgagtcACTTCTCCCAGCTGCAGTCCATGAAGGGTGTCGCTACTGTCAGCGGTGGTGGCATTGCTCCCACCAGACTCCCAAACCTAAGGCTTACGTTGTGGGCTGCACATCAGAGAGAAAGGGACCCCCATGGATTGTGCCAGTGGAGGCCCAGAGGGAGCATGGCATGGCATACCAAGGTCACATGGCCGCACGTCCCCCATTCATCCCAAACGAAATGCCCTCATCTGGGCCCTAAGACCTATTGCCAGCCCCAGAGGCCAAAAAGCTTCTGTTTCTGAAGCTGCTGGGGAGGGGCTTAAGCCAGGCCTCACGGGAGGGGGGTGGCATGCaggaaacagagaaggaaagagaaagagaagttttTACCAAGTCCCTGCCCTGTGCTCAGGGTGGGCCTGGACCCCGAGGTTCTTTTTCACCCCACCAGGAAGATGCTTTTGCTGCTGCCGTTTCACAGACGGGAAAGTGACAACGGCCTGCCTGGACTTGAACACAGACCCAAGGCCCTCTAACTACCGGCCCGCCTCTGCTCCCTAGGCTCAGGTTAGAGGGCCCTTTGCTTTGCCCTTCCGGACCCATTCCTAGGCCATTGGGGCAGCTCCCTGGGCCCACCTCTCTGCCACTCCTAGCCCAGGCCGCCCCGGCAGGAGCTCTCAGCCTGCCCGGGGCTGACCCCTGGCCCACtgaccccagccctggcctcagtGGGCAGGCAGACATTGCTCAACCTTTGGTGTTATCTGCTGAGCTGGGGTGACCTCTGCCCCCAAAGGCTGGACAGATGACATCTCTGGGCACCCTTGGTGGgtaggaggcagggagggaggggataaAACACTGGCCCAGCCCGCTGGCTTTCTGGGCCTTCCCAGCAGCCTCTGGGCTGGGGAGGGATCAAGGCCCAGAGGGGTGCGGCAGCTTCCCCAGGGCCACCCAGCCAGGCCTTCCTCACTGCAAAATGGGACACTCAGGGCTGAGCTAGAGGCCACAGCTTCTGAGAGGCCCTCCCTGTCCTACCTGCTAGTGAATTTCCTTCCCTATCGCCAGCCACCATTATCCTAGCTGTCTACCTCAGTCTCCCTCTAGGCTGCCACTTAGGGAGGGCTGGCCCACGAGGGACTCCTGAGCACAGCACGCTCAACATTTACCAGTGAATGAAtgcatttgctgttccctctgcaaCAAGAACACTGTCCCCCCCACCTCTGCCCAAGGCAGCTCCtaggtctcagcccaaaagctgtctcctccaggaagccctccctgacctccGCATGGGAAATCCAGGCGCTCAGTCACTCCTCTCACACCCCTGCTTCATTTCTGTCACCGTTCTCATTGTAATCACAATTACCTTGCCTGCCTGTCTTGCTGTCTGTCCCCACAGCCTTCACTATTGTGTCCCTGGtgcctagaacagagcctggtACACAGAAGGTGCTCAATGAATGGTGAGTGAATAAATGGAGGAGGCTGAGAAGAAGGAGAGGTTCCTCATTAGCTGGACTGGTGACCTTAGGCAAAATGGCTCCCCTCTCTGAGCCACGGCACTCGCCCATGGCCCCCTTCTGGATTCTGAAGAGATGCAGGGAGATTTGGGGGACTGAAGCTAATTGGAGGGTTTGCTGTTTGTCCTCAGGCCAACCTTCCACCTCCCTGAACGACATTCCAAGCTCTttgcatgtattaactcatttaatcctactGATAATTTGTGGAAGGcaggtctttttttcttcttttttcatatttttcaatgttttgtagagatggatatctcactgtgttgctcaggctttTCTCgtacgcctggcctcaagtggccctcttgcctcagcctcccaaagtgctgagattacaggcatgagccactgcacctggccaaagtcttataattatctccactttacacatgaggaaactgaggcccaaaagaGCTAAGTGCATCTGCTCCAGGTCACATGAAAGGACGAGAAGGAATAACATCTTTCCAGCCAGACTTACCCCCTTGGGTTTGGCATAACAGGCCTGGCAATGTGAGTGCCATCTTCTGGATAgaagaactgaggcccagagaagggtaGACCTGGGGTCACACAGTGCGCTAAGGTGTTACTCGGACCTTGCAGGCCAGCCCCCAAAGACTCAGCCCCAGCGGGGTCTAGGCCCTCTGGCCTCTGGGGTGGAACATGCTTGCCACCCTTCCCCGCCCTCCACCCCCTGCCGGGGATGACCCATCCCTTCTCAGAGCAGGTCCCACCCCGGTGCCAAGCCAGGTGTCCTGCAGGGAAGCTGCAAGCTAGGGTGACGTAAGCCCTTGTTTTTACAAGGCTCTTGCTCAACAGGCCATGCCtgctgctcccccacccccaccccagtacTTTTCAGCCTTTCCCCAAGGAGCGGGGATGGTGGGGGCTTGAACAACCACGGCCCAGAGGCCCAGAGCATGCGAGTGGCTGTGTGGGTCCAGGAAACCAGGATCCCCCTGGCGCCACCTCTCCCAGTCACCTGCCCTCAGAACCTAGAGCTGGAAAGGGTCTCAAACTGGCAGCCAGTGGCCAAATCGAGACCACAGATGTGTTCAGTTTGACCCCACAGTGTTTTGCTTGATGTATGTATGTTTAAGTGAATttattgccaacatttaaaaatcaggagattTCACATCAAAATTCAAATTTCCAGCTCCTCTTTTAAAACC from Macaca thibetana thibetana isolate TM-01 chromosome 10, ASM2454274v1, whole genome shotgun sequence harbors:
- the CEBPB gene encoding CCAAT/enhancer-binding protein beta: MQRLVAWDPACLPLPPPPAFKSMEVANFYYEADCLAAAYGGKAAPAAPPAARPGPRPPAGELGSIGDHERAIDFSPYLEPLGAPQAPAPATATDTFEAAPPAPAPAPASSGQHHDFLSDLFSDDYGGKNCKKPAEYGYVSLGRLGAAKGALHPGCFAPLHPPPPPPPPPAELKAEPGFEPADCKRKEEAGAPGGGAGMAAGFPYALRAYLGYQAVPSGSSGSLSTSSSSSPPGTPSPADAKAPPAACYAGAAPPPSQVKSKAKKTVDKHSDEYKIRRERNNIAVRKSRDKAKMRNLETQHKVLELTAENERLQKKVEQLSRELSTLRNLFKQLPEPLLASSGHC